In one Cloacibacillus porcorum genomic region, the following are encoded:
- a CDS encoding (2Fe-2S)-binding protein, whose product MSCCCGHDHSKVDFAKMEEDIVICRCEEITLKELREWIPRGYDTFDELKRLLRVGMGPCQGRGCRDIILREISRMTGVPVSDIPAGTIRPPVKPIKSSLTAQIKGGDFE is encoded by the coding sequence ATGTCTTGCTGCTGTGGTCACGATCACTCAAAGGTTGATTTTGCAAAGATGGAGGAGGATATCGTAATTTGCCGCTGCGAGGAGATAACCCTTAAAGAGCTACGCGAATGGATACCGCGCGGCTATGATACATTTGACGAGCTTAAGCGCCTTCTCCGCGTGGGAATGGGCCCGTGTCAGGGCCGTGGATGCCGGGATATCATACTGCGGGAGATTTCCAGGATGACAGGGGTCCCCGTCTCTGATATTCCGGCAGGAACGATACGTCCCCCAGTAAAACCGATAAAAAGCTCTCTAACCGCTCAGATTAAAGGAGGGGACTTTGAATGA